Proteins encoded by one window of Lathyrus oleraceus cultivar Zhongwan6 chromosome 1, CAAS_Psat_ZW6_1.0, whole genome shotgun sequence:
- the LOC127089122 gene encoding uncharacterized protein LOC127089122 yields the protein MGTSFLLQSNDSSSIITNPNSNQSTRRNRLPTAVNPSSRNESRSRSGGDRNCTVKHPGLNLVMGQVKILKRGEKLSPDNVMKSEDEGCYDSMLGSTDRLGPDPQTVEKQVRVLDLTGGLYAGQTSVLSPPPSSVPVPGFLGTKKGAVSDDLVVSLFK from the coding sequence ATGGGAACCTCATTTCTTCTTCAATCCAACGATTCATCTTCCATCATCACAAACCCTAACTCTAACCAGAGTACCCGTAGAAATCGGTTACCGACCGCCGTGAACCCTAGCTCGCGGAATGAAAGTCGTTCCCGCTCCGGCGGTGATAGAAACTGCACCGTGAAACACCCTGGATTGAATCTTGTAATGGGTCAGGTGAAGATTCTCAAGAGAGGAGAGAAGCTGAGTCCTGACAATGTGATGAAGAGTGAGGATGAGGGATGTTATGATTCGATGTTAGGATCAACCGATCGGCTTGGTCCAGATCCTCAGACGGTGGAGAAGCAGGTTAGGGTTCTTGATTTGACGGGTGGACTTTATGCCGGACAGACTTCTGTTTTATCGCCTCCGCCGAGTTCTGTACCGGTTCCCGGATTTCTTGGGACGAAAAAAGGCGCCGTCAGTGATGATTTGGTGGTTTCTCTGTTTAAGTGA